A single region of the Bacillus cereus genome encodes:
- a CDS encoding aldo/keto reductase yields MKYRTIGSLRVSALGLGCMGMSEYYGYQNEEKSIETLNHALNLGVNFFDSADQYGLGKNEELIGRVLKESRQNIHIATKFGFVRNESGAVLGINGSPEYVKKACESSLKRLGTDYIDLYYLHRVDPSVPIEETVGAMKRLVDEGKVRHIGLSEASAQTIMRAQKVHPIAALQTEYSLWSRDIEEGILPLCRELNIAIVPYSPLGRGFLSGKIKSINTLVENDYRRNTPRFQDENFNHNRSLVNKLEDLAHQLNVSTSQLALAWLLANGEDIIPIPGTKKAQYLEENMAAIDIELTKDIKDFIEKVIPRDVVIGERYPISSMKLLDE; encoded by the coding sequence ATGAAATATAGAACAATTGGATCTTTACGTGTTTCAGCTCTGGGGCTAGGTTGTATGGGAATGTCAGAATACTATGGTTATCAAAATGAAGAGAAATCAATTGAAACTCTTAATCATGCTTTAAATCTTGGCGTGAATTTTTTTGATTCAGCAGATCAATATGGGTTAGGAAAAAATGAAGAATTAATAGGGCGCGTTTTGAAAGAGTCGAGGCAGAATATTCATATCGCTACTAAATTCGGTTTTGTCAGAAATGAATCTGGGGCAGTACTGGGGATAAACGGAAGTCCTGAATATGTAAAAAAAGCTTGTGAATCCAGCTTGAAACGTTTGGGAACAGACTATATTGATCTTTATTATTTGCATCGAGTAGATCCTAGTGTTCCCATCGAAGAGACTGTTGGTGCTATGAAGCGATTAGTAGATGAGGGGAAAGTTCGGCATATTGGGCTTTCAGAGGCTTCCGCTCAAACAATTATGCGTGCGCAAAAAGTGCATCCTATAGCAGCGCTACAAACAGAATACTCACTATGGAGTAGGGATATAGAAGAAGGAATTTTACCACTTTGCCGTGAGCTAAATATTGCGATAGTCCCTTATAGTCCTTTAGGACGTGGATTTTTATCTGGGAAAATTAAATCTATTAATACTCTAGTAGAAAATGATTATAGAAGGAATACACCGCGTTTCCAAGATGAGAATTTTAATCATAATCGTTCGCTGGTAAATAAATTAGAAGATTTAGCCCACCAATTAAATGTTAGTACTTCGCAACTTGCTTTAGCATGGTTATTAGCTAATGGAGAAGATATTATTCCAATACCTGGAACGAAGAAAGCTCAATATTTAGAAGAGAATATGGCCGCAATAGATATTGAATTGACTAAGGATATCAAAGATTTTATAGAGAAAGTCATCCCAAGGGATGTAGTGATAGGAGAGCGCTATCCTATAAGTTCTATGAAATTATTAGACGAGTGA
- a CDS encoding ABC transporter ATP-binding protein: protein MSVSKRLFQYAMKVKGPIFAAMAMLFVFVIAELAGPFVAKTMIDEHIVGIERPWYETEKSEDAVSYNGALYKRSDRFEEGEKKGKEVRVIQVGFQYYFVPNKITLEGTRSVKGDVLTVQSGKAVQVYKAKALTKEEVFAFYKPEINRLLLLGGGYFALLVVVSLFAYGKQFFLQKAANKIIQIMREDVFSHIQTLPIRYFDHLPAGKIVSRVTNDTEAIRDLYVTVLATFVSSIIYIIGIFAALFLLDVKLATLCLLIIPILIVWAILYRKYASVYNHKMRSRLSDINGTVNESIQGMPIIQAFRQERETKKEFEELNGDYFKYQNKILNLNAATSHNLVSVLRNIAFTGVIWYFGGASLSASGVISLGILYAFVDYLTRLFSPITNMVNQLANLEQSRVASERVFELLEEKGEAVEEERMPRLQGNVKFDNVSFSYNGKDEVLKNISFEAKQGETVALVGHTGSGKSSIMNVLFQFYEFQKGKLTIDGHDVTEMPKQATREHMGIVLQDPFLFSGTVASNVSLENENISKDRIVKALRDVGAERFANNINEEITEKGSTLSTGERQLISFARALAFDPAILILDEATSSIDTETEAMIQQALEVVKKGRTTFIIAHRLSTIKSADQIIVLDRGTILEKGSHDELMKKRGRYYDMYKTQMEGNQSA from the coding sequence ATGAGTGTTTCAAAACGATTGTTTCAATACGCGATGAAAGTAAAAGGGCCGATTTTTGCAGCAATGGCGATGCTATTTGTTTTCGTTATCGCAGAACTCGCGGGTCCTTTCGTCGCAAAAACGATGATTGATGAGCATATCGTTGGAATAGAGAGACCTTGGTATGAAACAGAAAAGAGTGAGGATGCTGTTTCATATAATGGCGCCTTGTATAAGCGAAGTGATCGCTTTGAGGAAGGTGAGAAAAAAGGGAAAGAGGTTCGGGTTATTCAAGTTGGTTTTCAGTACTATTTTGTACCAAATAAAATAACGCTTGAAGGAACTCGTTCTGTTAAGGGTGATGTGCTTACAGTACAAAGTGGTAAGGCAGTGCAGGTTTATAAAGCGAAAGCCTTAACGAAAGAGGAAGTATTTGCGTTTTATAAACCAGAAATAAATCGATTATTACTACTCGGCGGTGGATATTTCGCTTTATTAGTAGTTGTATCATTATTTGCATACGGAAAGCAGTTTTTCTTACAGAAGGCAGCAAACAAAATTATTCAAATTATGAGGGAAGATGTCTTTTCCCATATTCAAACGTTGCCGATTCGTTATTTCGATCATTTACCAGCAGGGAAAATTGTATCGCGTGTCACGAATGATACGGAAGCGATTCGTGATTTATATGTAACGGTGCTTGCGACATTCGTCTCTAGTATCATTTATATTATCGGGATATTCGCTGCGCTATTTTTACTCGATGTAAAATTGGCGACGTTATGTTTACTTATCATCCCAATTTTAATCGTTTGGGCAATTCTTTATAGAAAGTATGCGTCTGTATACAATCATAAAATGCGTTCACGTTTATCTGATATTAACGGAACAGTGAATGAATCGATTCAAGGGATGCCAATTATTCAAGCGTTCCGTCAAGAGCGTGAAACGAAAAAAGAGTTTGAAGAATTAAATGGCGATTATTTTAAGTATCAAAATAAAATTTTAAATTTAAATGCAGCAACTTCGCATAACTTAGTGTCTGTATTAAGAAATATCGCTTTTACAGGTGTGATTTGGTATTTCGGTGGTGCTTCATTAAGTGCTTCAGGCGTCATTTCGCTGGGGATACTGTATGCGTTCGTGGATTATTTAACACGATTGTTCTCACCAATTACAAATATGGTTAATCAGCTTGCTAATTTAGAACAATCGCGCGTTGCATCAGAGCGTGTTTTTGAATTGTTAGAGGAAAAAGGGGAAGCGGTAGAAGAAGAACGTATGCCTCGCTTACAAGGAAATGTGAAGTTTGATAATGTGTCGTTTTCTTATAATGGAAAAGATGAAGTGTTAAAAAATATTTCTTTTGAAGCGAAACAAGGCGAGACAGTAGCGCTTGTCGGTCATACTGGATCAGGAAAAAGTTCCATTATGAATGTACTTTTCCAGTTTTATGAATTTCAAAAAGGAAAGCTTACAATTGATGGTCACGATGTAACAGAGATGCCGAAACAAGCAACGCGTGAACATATGGGAATCGTACTGCAAGATCCGTTTTTATTTAGCGGGACAGTGGCATCTAATGTTAGCTTAGAGAATGAAAACATTTCAAAGGATCGCATCGTAAAAGCATTGCGTGATGTTGGTGCTGAAAGATTTGCGAACAATATAAATGAAGAAATCACAGAAAAGGGAAGCACGCTTTCCACTGGAGAACGTCAGCTTATTTCGTTTGCTAGGGCACTCGCTTTTGATCCGGCGATTTTAATTTTAGACGAAGCAACATCTAGTATCGATACAGAGACAGAAGCGATGATTCAACAAGCGCTAGAAGTTGTGAAAAAAGGAAGAACGACATTTATTATTGCTCATCGCCTTTCAACAATTAAAAGTGCAGATCAAATTATTGTACTTGATAGAGGAACGATTTTGGAAAAAGGATCTCATGATGAATTAATGAAAAAGCGCGGGCGTTATTACGATATGTACAAAACGCAAATGGAAGGAAACCAGAGCGCTTAA
- a CDS encoding amino acid permease, giving the protein MQQKKWGFWVLTAFVVGNMVGAGIFMVPSTLAQTASPLGVTLAWLTTGFGVLMLALVFGNLAIRRPDLTTGPQSHAYALFSTPKRKKMAGFSMVWGYWVANWASNVAIITSFAGYLSLFFPIMKDTRLLFSIGSFDIEVGKLITFTICSVLLWGTHLILTNGVSGAGKLNFLATTTKVTGFLLFIVVTLFAFEASKFGQWYTPMIDKEGVSHGLLSQVNLAALTTLWAFIGIESAVLLSNRATSPKTVKRATVAGLLITVAIYLGITILTMGVLHVDKLQASERPLADALNAAMGHGGGKLMALLALTSLFGSILGWILLSSEVPYQAAKEGFFPSFFTKTNKKGSPIYSLRLTNIMSQVFLFSTLSGTIAEAYTFVITVSTLAYLIPYLVSPIFQLKLVATGETYKNEMRARITDGIVAVIALCYALWVIKTGASDIKTFLLGIGLFVIGFAFYPLMNRDQKKNNEKKNEQVA; this is encoded by the coding sequence ATGCAACAAAAAAAATGGGGCTTTTGGGTACTAACAGCTTTCGTTGTCGGTAACATGGTTGGCGCTGGTATTTTCATGGTGCCAAGTACGTTAGCACAAACAGCTAGCCCTCTCGGTGTCACTTTAGCTTGGTTAACAACAGGGTTTGGTGTTTTAATGCTAGCTCTTGTTTTCGGTAATTTAGCAATTCGTCGTCCTGATTTAACGACAGGACCACAAAGTCATGCATATGCTTTATTCTCAACACCAAAAAGAAAGAAAATGGCTGGTTTCAGCATGGTATGGGGATATTGGGTTGCAAACTGGGCAAGTAACGTTGCCATCATTACATCTTTCGCGGGATATTTATCACTCTTCTTCCCGATTATGAAAGATACGCGACTATTGTTTTCAATCGGCTCGTTCGATATAGAAGTTGGAAAGCTCATTACATTTACTATTTGTTCCGTCTTACTTTGGGGAACTCATTTAATATTAACAAACGGTGTAAGCGGAGCTGGGAAACTAAACTTCTTAGCAACAACAACGAAAGTAACTGGATTCCTTCTATTCATTGTCGTTACGTTATTTGCGTTCGAAGCTTCAAAGTTTGGACAATGGTACACACCGATGATCGATAAAGAAGGCGTATCACACGGTCTCCTTTCACAAGTGAATTTAGCGGCTCTTACAACGCTTTGGGCATTTATTGGGATTGAATCCGCCGTTCTTTTATCAAACCGAGCTACTTCTCCCAAAACGGTAAAACGTGCGACTGTTGCCGGTTTATTAATAACAGTTGCAATTTATTTAGGAATTACAATTTTAACAATGGGTGTACTTCACGTTGATAAATTACAAGCTTCTGAACGTCCATTAGCAGATGCATTAAACGCTGCAATGGGTCACGGTGGTGGGAAACTTATGGCATTACTTGCTCTTACTTCCCTATTCGGTTCAATATTAGGCTGGATTTTATTAAGCTCAGAAGTACCTTATCAAGCAGCAAAAGAAGGTTTCTTCCCTTCCTTCTTCACAAAAACAAATAAAAAAGGAAGCCCAATTTACTCATTACGACTAACAAACATTATGTCGCAAGTGTTCTTATTCTCAACACTATCAGGAACAATTGCGGAAGCTTATACATTCGTTATTACCGTATCAACACTGGCCTACCTCATTCCATATCTCGTTTCACCAATCTTCCAGTTAAAACTAGTCGCAACTGGTGAAACATATAAAAATGAAATGCGGGCAAGAATTACAGATGGTATAGTCGCAGTGATCGCACTTTGCTACGCACTATGGGTTATTAAAACCGGCGCATCCGATATAAAAACATTCCTTCTCGGAATTGGTTTGTTCGTAATCGGATTTGCTTTCTATCCATTAATGAATCGTGATCAGAAAAAAAATAACGAAAAGAAAAACGAGCAAGTTGCATAA
- a CDS encoding GNAT family N-acetyltransferase — MIRAYSSKKDRIGMLNLIKSLGTEEEIGSLDDIVSNSTHFLLYNQNGIEGFAYSSFYTNSNGESIGQISVYVEPGSRLKGIGSALYEEIEECISEMKPNFVCTYMKVESENCICFAKKMGFERWWGSLELIYKGGSFPETDLKFIKYEDKFFNQFVTMVQECYYELHERNDMKPYLAPEDSIKKYKLNNESNVYVVFKNEQLVASVTVGEGTIENLMVAQSQQGNGYGRNALQFGMNKLLEVGYEDIRLCYIEGNESAERLYKSVGFKPLHNTQVYQKFKKQLT, encoded by the coding sequence ATGATACGTGCTTATAGTAGCAAAAAGGATAGAATCGGTATGTTAAATTTAATAAAAAGTCTGGGGACAGAAGAAGAGATAGGTTCTTTAGATGATATTGTATCGAATTCCACGCATTTTCTTTTATATAACCAAAATGGGATTGAAGGATTCGCGTATTCATCCTTTTATACAAATAGTAATGGAGAGTCTATTGGTCAAATAAGTGTATATGTGGAACCTGGTTCTCGTTTGAAAGGTATTGGTTCTGCCTTATATGAGGAAATAGAGGAATGTATTTCTGAAATGAAACCGAATTTTGTGTGTACCTATATGAAAGTTGAATCAGAAAATTGTATTTGTTTTGCTAAGAAAATGGGATTTGAAAGATGGTGGGGATCGCTTGAATTGATATATAAGGGAGGGAGTTTTCCTGAAACCGATCTCAAATTTATTAAGTATGAAGATAAATTTTTTAACCAGTTTGTAACAATGGTACAGGAATGTTATTACGAATTGCATGAAAGGAATGATATGAAGCCTTATCTTGCTCCAGAAGATAGTATAAAAAAATACAAATTGAACAATGAAAGTAATGTGTATGTGGTTTTTAAAAATGAACAGTTGGTTGCATCAGTTACAGTAGGGGAAGGGACAATAGAGAATTTAATGGTTGCACAAAGTCAGCAAGGAAATGGATATGGACGTAACGCCTTGCAATTTGGGATGAACAAGTTGTTAGAAGTTGGGTACGAAGATATTAGACTCTGTTATATAGAAGGAAATGAAAGTGCTGAGAGGTTATACAAATCTGTAGGGTTTAAGCCGCTTCATAATACGCAGGTGTATCAGAAATTTAAAAAGCAGCTGACCTAA
- a CDS encoding MerR family transcriptional regulator: MEKYEKKLSIQSISSITGLSSYTLRYYEKIGLLCTVNRDENGYRCYTETDISCIDFLVKLRKTKMSIDDMKKFVELRRQGESTISERRELLEAHQKKVLQQIKELEIDFTKINEKVDYYKKMEGEK; the protein is encoded by the coding sequence ATGGAAAAATATGAAAAAAAACTATCGATTCAAAGCATCTCTTCAATTACTGGTCTTAGTTCTTATACACTTCGTTATTATGAAAAGATTGGTCTTTTATGCACTGTGAATAGAGATGAAAATGGATATCGGTGTTACACAGAAACTGATATTTCATGTATTGATTTTCTGGTGAAGTTACGTAAAACTAAGATGTCTATCGATGATATGAAAAAGTTTGTAGAACTAAGAAGACAAGGTGAATCTACAATAAGTGAACGAAGAGAGCTATTAGAGGCTCATCAAAAAAAAGTGCTTCAGCAAATTAAAGAGCTTGAGATTGATTTCACAAAGATTAATGAAAAAGTTGACTACTATAAAAAAATGGAGGGTGAAAAATAA
- a CDS encoding ABC transporter permease, whose protein sequence is MSIESLWSSRFQQHMQNIITYFARMINGLLYSFIFISCVGAYYYAQFLKTSPSKGISLLLITIVLTFIITRCPIRTFIQKPDAVYLLALEEKLTSYFKKSLLYNYIIQLFPLLFTFLILVPLALQSLQVTVSFLCTIFIVLMITKAWNMYIHWMWRDSYERNIWFIIRITCNALIIYMLFYSANVLILGGLLLLLAFLLLYTKKQPTKRIPWDYIIEQEEKMDVRFYQFASIFTDVPQLNKQVNKRKWLTNWIEPLLHKKRATFFYLHTLAFLRGNDYFGIYIRLGLIGAFALYFIPNIYVKGAIAYIVLYMISMQLRSLWKYFSGNIIVALYPIDTEKRMNQFLRLIFILLSIQLIVFSSVILIATVQFLHSLIILIIGLLWIKFIIVPKTKKRISSF, encoded by the coding sequence ATGTCAATCGAATCACTATGGAGCAGTCGCTTCCAACAACATATGCAAAATATCATTACATACTTTGCACGTATGATTAACGGTTTACTATATAGCTTTATCTTTATTTCATGCGTTGGCGCATACTACTATGCTCAGTTTCTAAAAACATCTCCTTCTAAAGGAATATCTTTACTACTCATCACCATTGTACTGACATTCATTATAACAAGATGCCCGATCCGTACATTTATTCAAAAACCTGATGCTGTCTATTTGCTTGCATTAGAAGAGAAATTAACATCTTATTTTAAAAAATCTCTTCTATATAATTACATCATTCAGCTTTTTCCATTATTATTTACGTTCCTGATTCTCGTTCCACTTGCCCTGCAATCATTACAAGTAACGGTATCTTTCTTATGTACAATCTTTATCGTTTTAATGATTACGAAAGCTTGGAATATGTACATACATTGGATGTGGCGTGATAGTTATGAAAGAAACATATGGTTCATTATTCGTATTACTTGTAACGCCCTAATCATTTACATGCTGTTTTACTCAGCAAATGTTCTCATATTGGGCGGATTACTCTTACTACTTGCTTTCCTGCTTCTATATACGAAAAAACAGCCTACAAAACGAATACCGTGGGATTACATAATCGAGCAAGAAGAAAAAATGGACGTTCGTTTTTATCAATTTGCTAGCATTTTCACCGATGTTCCGCAACTGAATAAGCAAGTAAATAAAAGAAAATGGCTTACAAATTGGATTGAACCTTTATTACATAAAAAACGAGCAACTTTCTTCTATTTACATACACTAGCGTTTTTACGTGGGAATGATTATTTCGGTATATATATTCGCTTAGGATTGATTGGTGCCTTCGCCTTATATTTTATACCAAACATATACGTAAAAGGCGCCATCGCATATATCGTCCTATATATGATTTCTATGCAGCTACGTTCCCTGTGGAAATATTTTTCGGGAAATATTATTGTAGCATTATATCCAATTGATACTGAAAAACGAATGAATCAATTTCTTCGCTTAATCTTTATATTACTAAGCATTCAACTCATTGTATTTTCAAGTGTTATACTCATTGCTACCGTACAATTTTTACATAGCCTTATCATTCTGATTATCGGGTTACTCTGGATCAAATTTATTATTGTACCAAAAACGAAGAAACGGATTTCTTCATTTTAA
- a CDS encoding ABC transporter ATP-binding protein, whose amino-acid sequence MFSVLLKLRWFFKEHWKRYSIAIGALLIVNIVEVIPPKVLGVTIDNIKTGTLTNAAIMESILILIGVTIVGYALTFVWQHQLFGGAFVLEKTMRSKFMGHLLKMTPTFYQKNRTGDLMARATNDLKAIAMTAGFGILTLVDSSLYMLTIVFMMGFTISWELTLAALIPLPIMAYAMNIYGKKLHERFTVAQDAFGDMNDKVLESIAGVRVIRAYVQENADQERFHHLGDDVYEKNMKVARIDALFQPTVKMLVGLSYLIGLVYGAYLVFQSKVTLGELVSFNVYLGMMIWPMFAIGELINVMQRGNASLDRVNETLAYEPDVKNPKNPKLVQEPDYIQFDNVTFSYPSSNETNLKNVSFTLKQGETLGIVGKTGSGKTTLVRQLLRQYPLGDGDIAVSDVTLDNITNENVLGWIGYVPQEHILFSKTARENILFGNREATEEELEKAIEIAAFTKDLEFLPEGLETLVGEKGVSLSGGQKQRISIARAVIQNPEILILDDSLSAVDARTEAAIIENIRTERSGKTTIITTHRLSAVQHADWILVMDEGEVMEEGTHNQLIKSGGWYAEQFERQQGENESADSGVKI is encoded by the coding sequence TTGTTTTCAGTATTACTAAAGTTAAGATGGTTTTTTAAAGAGCATTGGAAGAGATATAGCATCGCGATTGGTGCGCTTTTAATTGTAAATATAGTTGAAGTCATTCCCCCAAAAGTACTAGGGGTTACGATTGATAATATAAAAACAGGAACGTTAACGAATGCAGCAATTATGGAGTCTATTCTTATTTTAATAGGAGTTACGATAGTTGGATATGCTCTTACTTTTGTTTGGCAACATCAATTGTTTGGAGGTGCGTTTGTACTTGAGAAGACGATGCGCTCGAAATTTATGGGGCATTTGCTCAAGATGACACCGACGTTTTATCAAAAAAATCGTACTGGCGATTTAATGGCGAGAGCAACAAACGATTTAAAAGCAATCGCTATGACAGCTGGTTTCGGTATATTAACGCTTGTAGATTCTAGTTTATATATGCTTACAATCGTTTTTATGATGGGATTTACAATAAGTTGGGAGCTTACATTAGCGGCCCTTATACCGCTTCCGATTATGGCATATGCGATGAATATATATGGAAAGAAATTGCATGAAAGATTTACAGTTGCGCAAGATGCGTTCGGTGATATGAACGATAAAGTACTTGAATCAATTGCTGGTGTGCGCGTGATTCGTGCATACGTACAAGAGAACGCAGATCAGGAAAGATTTCATCATTTAGGAGATGACGTCTACGAAAAAAATATGAAAGTAGCAAGAATCGATGCGTTATTCCAACCAACTGTGAAAATGCTTGTTGGCCTTAGTTATTTAATTGGTTTAGTTTACGGTGCATACCTCGTATTTCAATCAAAGGTAACACTTGGTGAGCTCGTTTCTTTTAACGTGTATTTAGGGATGATGATTTGGCCGATGTTTGCAATTGGTGAATTAATTAATGTTATGCAAAGAGGAAATGCGTCGCTCGACCGTGTGAATGAAACGTTAGCGTATGAACCAGATGTAAAGAATCCGAAAAATCCAAAGCTTGTACAAGAGCCTGATTACATTCAATTTGATAACGTTACTTTTTCATATCCTTCATCAAATGAAACAAATTTGAAAAATGTTTCGTTTACATTAAAACAAGGGGAGACGCTTGGGATTGTTGGGAAAACAGGAAGCGGAAAAACGACGCTCGTACGTCAACTTCTTCGTCAATATCCACTTGGAGATGGGGATATTGCAGTCTCTGATGTGACGTTAGATAACATAACGAATGAAAATGTACTCGGGTGGATTGGGTATGTACCTCAGGAACATATTTTGTTCTCGAAAACAGCGAGGGAAAATATTTTATTCGGAAACCGAGAAGCGACGGAAGAAGAACTCGAGAAAGCGATTGAAATCGCAGCGTTTACAAAGGATTTAGAGTTTTTACCAGAAGGGTTAGAAACGCTCGTTGGAGAGAAGGGTGTTTCTTTATCAGGAGGGCAAAAACAAAGGATTTCAATTGCGCGAGCTGTAATTCAAAATCCAGAAATTTTAATTTTGGACGATTCTTTATCAGCTGTTGATGCTCGTACGGAAGCAGCGATTATTGAAAATATAAGAACAGAAAGAAGCGGAAAAACGACGATTATTACGACGCACCGTTTATCAGCCGTACAACATGCGGATTGGATTCTCGTTATGGATGAAGGTGAAGTAATGGAAGAGGGTACGCATAATCAGCTTATTAAAAGTGGAGGCTGGTATGCAGAGCAGTTCGAAAGACAACAAGGTGAAAATGAAAGTGCGGATAGTGGGGTGAAAATATGA
- the gapN gene encoding NADP-dependent glyceraldehyde-3-phosphate dehydrogenase — MTTSNTYKFYLNGEWRESSSGQTIEIPSPYLHEVIGQVQAITRGEVDEAIASAKEAQKSWAEASLQDRAKYLYKWADELVNMQDEIADIIMKEVGKGYKDAKKEVVRTADFIRYTIEEALHIHGESMMGDSFPGGTKSKLAIIQRAPLGVVLAIAPFNYPVNLSAAKLAPALIMGNAVIFKPATQGAISGIKMVEALHKAGLPKGLVNVATGRGSVIGDYLVEHEGINMVSFTGGTNTGKHLAKKAAMIPLVLELGGKDPGIVREDADLQDAANHIVSGAFSYSGQRCTAIKRVLVHENVADELVDLVKAQVAELSVGSPEQDSTIVPLIDDKSADFVQGLVDDAVKKGATIVIGNKRERNLIYPTLIDHVTEEMKVAWEEPFGPILPIIRVSSDEQAIEIANKSEFGLQASVFTKDINKAFAIANKIETGSVQINGRTERGPDHFPFIGVKGSGMGAQGIRKSLESMTREKVTVLNLV, encoded by the coding sequence ATGACAACTAGCAATACGTACAAATTTTATTTAAACGGAGAATGGAGAGAAAGCTCTTCAGGTCAAACAATCGAAATTCCATCTCCATACTTACACGAAGTAATTGGTCAAGTACAAGCAATTACTCGCGGAGAAGTAGATGAAGCAATTGCGTCTGCAAAAGAAGCTCAAAAATCATGGGCTGAAGCTTCTCTACAAGATCGCGCAAAATATTTATATAAATGGGCTGATGAGCTCGTAAATATGCAAGATGAAATTGCCGATATCATTATGAAAGAAGTCGGTAAAGGATATAAAGATGCGAAGAAAGAAGTTGTTCGTACAGCTGACTTCATTCGTTATACTATCGAAGAAGCTTTACATATACACGGAGAAAGCATGATGGGTGATAGCTTCCCTGGTGGAACGAAATCTAAACTTGCGATCATCCAACGCGCACCACTTGGTGTTGTATTAGCAATCGCACCATTTAACTACCCAGTAAACTTATCTGCTGCAAAACTTGCACCAGCATTAATTATGGGTAACGCTGTTATTTTCAAACCAGCAACTCAAGGTGCAATTAGCGGTATTAAAATGGTTGAAGCACTTCATAAAGCTGGCCTTCCAAAAGGTCTTGTAAATGTAGCTACAGGACGCGGTTCTGTAATTGGTGACTACTTAGTAGAACACGAAGGTATCAATATGGTATCGTTCACAGGTGGTACAAACACAGGTAAACATTTAGCGAAAAAAGCTGCAATGATTCCACTTGTACTAGAACTTGGTGGTAAAGACCCTGGTATCGTTCGTGAAGATGCTGACTTACAAGATGCTGCAAACCATATCGTAAGCGGTGCATTCTCTTACTCTGGTCAACGTTGTACAGCTATTAAACGTGTACTTGTACACGAAAACGTAGCGGACGAGCTTGTTGACTTAGTAAAAGCGCAAGTAGCTGAACTATCAGTTGGATCTCCAGAACAAGACAGCACAATCGTTCCATTAATCGACGATAAATCTGCTGACTTCGTTCAAGGTTTAGTTGACGACGCTGTTAAAAAAGGTGCTACAATCGTTATCGGTAACAAACGTGAGCGTAACCTAATTTACCCAACATTAATCGACCACGTAACAGAAGAAATGAAAGTTGCTTGGGAAGAGCCATTTGGCCCAATCCTTCCAATCATCCGTGTTTCTTCAGATGAGCAAGCAATTGAAATTGCTAACAAATCAGAGTTCGGCTTGCAAGCAAGTGTCTTCACAAAAGACATTAACAAAGCATTTGCAATTGCTAACAAAATCGAAACTGGTTCTGTTCAAATTAACGGACGCACAGAGCGCGGACCTGACCACTTCCCATTCATCGGTGTAAAAGGTTCAGGTATGGGCGCACAAGGTATTCGTAAGAGCCTTGAGTCTATGACACGTGAAAAAGTAACTGTATTAAACTTAGTTTAA